The Gavia stellata isolate bGavSte3 chromosome 26, bGavSte3.hap2, whole genome shotgun sequence genome has a window encoding:
- the VPS11 gene encoding vacuolar protein sorting-associated protein 11 homolog isoform X1 has product MAAYLQWRRFVFFDRETVKEPPGPDGAGGKPFALPPGIAVCDSGRGSLVFGDMEGQIWFLPRSLQLSSFQAYKLRVTHLYQLKQHSILVSVGEDEEGINPLVSQIIKRGKCMCVKVWNLEKRDGGNPLCTRIFPAIPGNKPTVVSCLTVHENLNFMAIGFADGSVVLTKGDITRDRHSKTQILHEGSYPVTGLAFRQSGKTTHLFVVTTENIQSYMLSVKDYPRLELDTHGCGLRCSSLSDPSQDLQFIVAGNECVYLYQPDERGPCFAFEGQKLIVHWYRGYLIIVSKDRKTSPKSEFAGNETQNSDKQVLNIYDLCNKFIAYSSIFDDIVDVLAEWGSLYVLTRDGKIHVLQEKDTQTKLEMLFRKNLFEMAINLAKSHHLDSDGLSEIFRQYGDHLYNKGNHDGAIQQYIRTIGKLEPSYVIRKFLDAQRIHNLTAYLQTLHLQSLANADHTTLLLNCYTKLKDSSKLEEFIKTSESEVRFDVETAIKVLRQAGYYSHAVYLAEKHAHHEWYLKIQLEDLKNYQEALRYIGKLPFDQAESNMKRYGKILMHHVPNETTELLKILCTDYRPSGDNEGSGMLEGRKANSEEFIPVFANNSRELKAFLEHMTEVQADSPQGVYDTLLELRLQNWAHEQDEQVKEKLHSEALTLLKSGRFKTVFDKALVLCQMHNFKDGVLYLYEQGKLFQQIMHYHMQNEQYKKVIEVCELYGDQEACLWEQALGYFARKEEDCKEYIAAVLKHIENKNLMPPLLVVQTLAHNSTATLSVIKDYLVNKLQKQNRQIEQDEQRIQKYREETTRIRQEIEELKASPKIFQKTKCSICTSALELPSVHFLCGHSFHQHCFESYSESDSECPTCMPENRKVMDMIRAQEQKRDLHDQFQHQLKCSNDGFSVVADYFGRGVFNKLTLITDLPSGKAATIEAGLQRELLIHTKRST; this is encoded by the exons ATGGCTGCTTACTTGCAGTGGCGCCGTTTCGTCTTCTTTGACAGAGAGACGGTGAAGGAGCCGCCGGGGCCGGATGGGGCTGGTGGGAAGCCCTTCGCGCTGCCCCCGGGTATTGCGGTCTGCGACTCGGGCCGGGGAAGCCTCGTGTTCGGGG ATATGGAAGGTCAGATTTGGTTTTTGCCTCGCTCCCTTCAACTCAGTAGTTTCCAAGCGTACAAGCTCAGGGTAACGCATCTGTACCAGCTGAAGCAGCACAGTATCTTGGTTTCTGTTGGTGAGGATGAAGAGGGTATTAACCCCTTGGTAAGTCAAATTAtaaagaggggaaaatgcaTGTGT GTTAAAGTCTGGAACCTGGAAAAACGAGATGGTGGCAATCCTCTTTGCACGCGAATTTTTCCAGCAATACCAGGTAACAAGCCCACGGTTGTATCCTGCCTGACTGTCCACGAGAATCTTAACTTCATGGCTATTG GTTTTGCGGATGGGAGCGTTGTACTTACAAAAGGAGACATCACTCGAGACCGGCATAGTAAGACCCAGATCCTCCATGAGGGCAGTTATCCAGTTACTGGCCTTGCTTTCCGACAGTCTGGCAAAACAACACATCTATTTGTGGTGACCACAGAGAACATCCAG TCTTATATGCTTTCAGTGAAAGATTATCCTCGCCTGGAGCTGGACACTCACGGTTGTGGATTGCGCTGTTCATCTCTCAGCGACCCCTCCCAGGATCTCCAGTTCATTGTGGCAGGGAATGAATGCGTGTACCTTTATCAACCGGACGAACGTGGCCCCTGCTTTGCCTTTGAGGGACAAAAACTGATTGTTCACTGGTATCGGGGGTACCTCATCATTGTCTCCAAGGACCGAAAGACTTCTCCAAA GTCAGAGTTTGCTGGGAACGAGACACAGAATTCGGACAAACAAGTCCTGAATATCTACGACTTGTGCAACAAATTCATTGCATACAGCTCCATCTTCGATGATATAGTGGACGTCTTAGCAGAGTGGGGTTCTCTGTATGTACTGACCAGAGATGGGAAGATTCACGTACTGCAGGAGAAGGATACGCAAACCAAACTCGAG ATGCTGTTCAGAAAGAACTTATTCGAAATGGCCATTAACCTGGCCAAGAGCCACCACTTGGACAGCGACGGGTTGTCAGAGATTTTCCGGCAGTATGGCGATCATCTGTATAACAAGGGGAACCATGATGGAGCCATCCAGCAGTATATCCG AACCATAGGGAAGCTGGAACCGTCTTATGTTATTCGGAAATTCCTGGATGCTCAGCGTATCCACAATCTCACTGCTTATCTGCAGACGCTCCACCTGCAGTCCCTGGCCAATGCGGACCATACTACGCTTCTGCTGAATTGCTATACCAAACTCAAAGACAGCTCCAAACTGGAGGAGTTCATAAAG ACGAGTGAGAGCGAGGTCCGCTTTGATGTGGAAACGGCGATCAAGGTGCTTCGTCAAGCGGGTTACTACTCCCACGCGGTGTACCTGGCGGAGAAGCACGCGCATCACGAATGGTACCTCAAAATCCAGCTAGAGGACCTCAAG AACTACCAAGAGGCTTTGCGCTACATTGGAAAACTGCCTTTTGATCAGGCAGAGAGTAACATGAAGCGGTATGGTAAAATCCTGATGCACCACGTCCCTAACGAGACCACAGAATTGCTGAAGATCCTTTGCACTGATTACCGGCCATCGGGAGACAATGAAGGCTCTGGGatgctggaaggaagaaag GCTAATTCGGAGGAGTTCATTCCAGTCTTTGCGAACAACTCCCGAGAACTGAAGGCTTTTCTGGAGCACATGACTGAGGTGCAGGCTGACTCTCCGCAGGGTGTCTATGACACTTTACTGGAACTTCGCCTCCAGAACTGGGCACACGAACAAGATGAGCAG GTCAAGGAGAAGCTTCACAGTGAAGCCCTCACCCTCCTGAAGAGCGGAAGATTCAAAACAGTCTTTGATAAGGCCTTGGTCTTATGTCAGATGCACAATTTCAAGGATGGTGTCCTCTACCTCTATGAGCAGGGCAAACT TTTCCAACAGATCATGCACTACCACATGCAGAATGAGCAGTACAAGAAGGTGATCGAGGTGTGTGAGTTGTATGGAGACCAAGAGGCTTGTCTCTGGGAACAGGCTCTCGGCTACTTTGCACGGAAGGAGGAGGACTGCAAAGAGTATATCGCTGCGGTGCTGAAGCACATCGAGAACAAGAATCTTATGCCTCCGCTGCTTG TTGTGCAGACGCTGGCTCATAACTCCACAGCCACACTGTCCGTGATTAAGGATTATCTTGTCAAcaagctgcagaagcagaacCGCCAGATAGAGCAGGATGAGCAGAGAATTCAAAAATACCGAGAAGAAACTACAAGGATCCGCCAGGAGATCGAAGAGCTAAAAGCAAG TCCCAAGATCTTTCAGAAGACCAAATGTAGCATTTGCACCAGTGCCCTGGAGCTGCCTTCGGTCCACTTCCTGTGCGGCCATTCCTTCCACCAGCATTGCTTTGAAAGCTACTCTGAGAGCGATTCAGAATGTCCTACTTGCATGCCAGAAAATCGCAAAGTGATGGACATGATTCGAGCCCAGGAGCAGAAGAGAGATCTGCACGACCAGTTTCAGCATCAG CTCAAGTGTTCCAACGATGGCTTCTCTGTTGTTGCCGACTACTTTGGTCGAGGCGTCTTCAATAAGCTCACCCTCATCACGGACTTGCCCTCGGGGAAGGCGGCAACAATTGAGGCTGGCCTGCAGCGGGAGCTGCTCATCCACACCAAGCGCAGCACCTGA
- the VPS11 gene encoding vacuolar protein sorting-associated protein 11 homolog isoform X2, with translation MAAYLQWRRFVFFDRETVKEPPGPDGAGGKPFALPPGIAVCDSGRGSLVFGDMEGQIWFLPRSLQLSSFQAYKLRVTHLYQLKQHSILVSVGEDEEGINPLVKVWNLEKRDGGNPLCTRIFPAIPGNKPTVVSCLTVHENLNFMAIGFADGSVVLTKGDITRDRHSKTQILHEGSYPVTGLAFRQSGKTTHLFVVTTENIQSYMLSVKDYPRLELDTHGCGLRCSSLSDPSQDLQFIVAGNECVYLYQPDERGPCFAFEGQKLIVHWYRGYLIIVSKDRKTSPKSEFAGNETQNSDKQVLNIYDLCNKFIAYSSIFDDIVDVLAEWGSLYVLTRDGKIHVLQEKDTQTKLEMLFRKNLFEMAINLAKSHHLDSDGLSEIFRQYGDHLYNKGNHDGAIQQYIRTIGKLEPSYVIRKFLDAQRIHNLTAYLQTLHLQSLANADHTTLLLNCYTKLKDSSKLEEFIKTSESEVRFDVETAIKVLRQAGYYSHAVYLAEKHAHHEWYLKIQLEDLKNYQEALRYIGKLPFDQAESNMKRYGKILMHHVPNETTELLKILCTDYRPSGDNEGSGMLEGRKANSEEFIPVFANNSRELKAFLEHMTEVQADSPQGVYDTLLELRLQNWAHEQDEQVKEKLHSEALTLLKSGRFKTVFDKALVLCQMHNFKDGVLYLYEQGKLFQQIMHYHMQNEQYKKVIEVCELYGDQEACLWEQALGYFARKEEDCKEYIAAVLKHIENKNLMPPLLVVQTLAHNSTATLSVIKDYLVNKLQKQNRQIEQDEQRIQKYREETTRIRQEIEELKASPKIFQKTKCSICTSALELPSVHFLCGHSFHQHCFESYSESDSECPTCMPENRKVMDMIRAQEQKRDLHDQFQHQLKCSNDGFSVVADYFGRGVFNKLTLITDLPSGKAATIEAGLQRELLIHTKRST, from the exons ATGGCTGCTTACTTGCAGTGGCGCCGTTTCGTCTTCTTTGACAGAGAGACGGTGAAGGAGCCGCCGGGGCCGGATGGGGCTGGTGGGAAGCCCTTCGCGCTGCCCCCGGGTATTGCGGTCTGCGACTCGGGCCGGGGAAGCCTCGTGTTCGGGG ATATGGAAGGTCAGATTTGGTTTTTGCCTCGCTCCCTTCAACTCAGTAGTTTCCAAGCGTACAAGCTCAGGGTAACGCATCTGTACCAGCTGAAGCAGCACAGTATCTTGGTTTCTGTTGGTGAGGATGAAGAGGGTATTAACCCCTTG GTTAAAGTCTGGAACCTGGAAAAACGAGATGGTGGCAATCCTCTTTGCACGCGAATTTTTCCAGCAATACCAGGTAACAAGCCCACGGTTGTATCCTGCCTGACTGTCCACGAGAATCTTAACTTCATGGCTATTG GTTTTGCGGATGGGAGCGTTGTACTTACAAAAGGAGACATCACTCGAGACCGGCATAGTAAGACCCAGATCCTCCATGAGGGCAGTTATCCAGTTACTGGCCTTGCTTTCCGACAGTCTGGCAAAACAACACATCTATTTGTGGTGACCACAGAGAACATCCAG TCTTATATGCTTTCAGTGAAAGATTATCCTCGCCTGGAGCTGGACACTCACGGTTGTGGATTGCGCTGTTCATCTCTCAGCGACCCCTCCCAGGATCTCCAGTTCATTGTGGCAGGGAATGAATGCGTGTACCTTTATCAACCGGACGAACGTGGCCCCTGCTTTGCCTTTGAGGGACAAAAACTGATTGTTCACTGGTATCGGGGGTACCTCATCATTGTCTCCAAGGACCGAAAGACTTCTCCAAA GTCAGAGTTTGCTGGGAACGAGACACAGAATTCGGACAAACAAGTCCTGAATATCTACGACTTGTGCAACAAATTCATTGCATACAGCTCCATCTTCGATGATATAGTGGACGTCTTAGCAGAGTGGGGTTCTCTGTATGTACTGACCAGAGATGGGAAGATTCACGTACTGCAGGAGAAGGATACGCAAACCAAACTCGAG ATGCTGTTCAGAAAGAACTTATTCGAAATGGCCATTAACCTGGCCAAGAGCCACCACTTGGACAGCGACGGGTTGTCAGAGATTTTCCGGCAGTATGGCGATCATCTGTATAACAAGGGGAACCATGATGGAGCCATCCAGCAGTATATCCG AACCATAGGGAAGCTGGAACCGTCTTATGTTATTCGGAAATTCCTGGATGCTCAGCGTATCCACAATCTCACTGCTTATCTGCAGACGCTCCACCTGCAGTCCCTGGCCAATGCGGACCATACTACGCTTCTGCTGAATTGCTATACCAAACTCAAAGACAGCTCCAAACTGGAGGAGTTCATAAAG ACGAGTGAGAGCGAGGTCCGCTTTGATGTGGAAACGGCGATCAAGGTGCTTCGTCAAGCGGGTTACTACTCCCACGCGGTGTACCTGGCGGAGAAGCACGCGCATCACGAATGGTACCTCAAAATCCAGCTAGAGGACCTCAAG AACTACCAAGAGGCTTTGCGCTACATTGGAAAACTGCCTTTTGATCAGGCAGAGAGTAACATGAAGCGGTATGGTAAAATCCTGATGCACCACGTCCCTAACGAGACCACAGAATTGCTGAAGATCCTTTGCACTGATTACCGGCCATCGGGAGACAATGAAGGCTCTGGGatgctggaaggaagaaag GCTAATTCGGAGGAGTTCATTCCAGTCTTTGCGAACAACTCCCGAGAACTGAAGGCTTTTCTGGAGCACATGACTGAGGTGCAGGCTGACTCTCCGCAGGGTGTCTATGACACTTTACTGGAACTTCGCCTCCAGAACTGGGCACACGAACAAGATGAGCAG GTCAAGGAGAAGCTTCACAGTGAAGCCCTCACCCTCCTGAAGAGCGGAAGATTCAAAACAGTCTTTGATAAGGCCTTGGTCTTATGTCAGATGCACAATTTCAAGGATGGTGTCCTCTACCTCTATGAGCAGGGCAAACT TTTCCAACAGATCATGCACTACCACATGCAGAATGAGCAGTACAAGAAGGTGATCGAGGTGTGTGAGTTGTATGGAGACCAAGAGGCTTGTCTCTGGGAACAGGCTCTCGGCTACTTTGCACGGAAGGAGGAGGACTGCAAAGAGTATATCGCTGCGGTGCTGAAGCACATCGAGAACAAGAATCTTATGCCTCCGCTGCTTG TTGTGCAGACGCTGGCTCATAACTCCACAGCCACACTGTCCGTGATTAAGGATTATCTTGTCAAcaagctgcagaagcagaacCGCCAGATAGAGCAGGATGAGCAGAGAATTCAAAAATACCGAGAAGAAACTACAAGGATCCGCCAGGAGATCGAAGAGCTAAAAGCAAG TCCCAAGATCTTTCAGAAGACCAAATGTAGCATTTGCACCAGTGCCCTGGAGCTGCCTTCGGTCCACTTCCTGTGCGGCCATTCCTTCCACCAGCATTGCTTTGAAAGCTACTCTGAGAGCGATTCAGAATGTCCTACTTGCATGCCAGAAAATCGCAAAGTGATGGACATGATTCGAGCCCAGGAGCAGAAGAGAGATCTGCACGACCAGTTTCAGCATCAG CTCAAGTGTTCCAACGATGGCTTCTCTGTTGTTGCCGACTACTTTGGTCGAGGCGTCTTCAATAAGCTCACCCTCATCACGGACTTGCCCTCGGGGAAGGCGGCAACAATTGAGGCTGGCCTGCAGCGGGAGCTGCTCATCCACACCAAGCGCAGCACCTGA
- the VPS11 gene encoding vacuolar protein sorting-associated protein 11 homolog isoform X3 yields MAAYLQWRRFVFFDRETVKEPPGPDGAGGKPFALPPGIAVCDSGRGSLVFGDMEGQIWFLPRSLQLSSFQAYKLRVTHLYQLKQHSILVSVGEDEEGINPLVKVWNLEKRDGGNPLCTRIFPAIPGNKPTVVSCLTVHENLNFMAIGFADGSVVLTKGDITRDRHSKTQILHEGSYPVTGLAFRQSGKTTHLFVVTTENIQSYMLSVKDYPRLELDTHGCGLRCSSLSDPSQDLQFIVAGNECVYLYQPDERGPCFAFEGQKLIVHWYRGYLIIVSKDRKTSPKSEFAGNETQNSDKQVLNIYDLCNKFIAYSSIFDDIVDVLAEWGSLYVLTRDGKIHVLQEKDTQTKLEMLFRKNLFEMAINLAKSHHLDSDGLSEIFRQYGDHLYNKGNHDGAIQQYIRSPHRTIGKLEPSYVIRKFLDAQRIHNLTAYLQTLHLQSLANADHTTLLLNCYTKLKDSSKLEEFIKTSESEVRFDVETAIKVLRQAGYYSHAVYLAEKHAHHEWYLKIQLEDLKNYQEALRYIGKLPFDQAESNMKRYGKILMHHVPNETTELLKILCTDYRPSGDNEGSGMLEGRKANSEEFIPVFANNSRELKAFLEHMTEVQADSPQGVYDTLLELRLQNWAHEQDEQVKEKLHSEALTLLKSGRFKTVFDKALVLCQMHNFKDGVLYLYEQGKLFQQIMHYHMQNEQYKKVIEVCELYGDQEACLWEQALGYFARKEEDCKEYIAAVLKHIENKNLMPPLLVVQTLAHNSTATLSVIKDYLVNKLQKQNRQIEQDEQRIQKYREETTRIRQEIEELKASPKIFQKTKCSICTSALELPSVHFLCGHSFHQHCFESYSESDSECPTCMPENRKVMDMIRAQEQKRDLHDQFQHQLKCSNDGFSVVADYFGRGVFNKLTLITDLPSGKAATIEAGLQRELLIHTKRST; encoded by the exons ATGGCTGCTTACTTGCAGTGGCGCCGTTTCGTCTTCTTTGACAGAGAGACGGTGAAGGAGCCGCCGGGGCCGGATGGGGCTGGTGGGAAGCCCTTCGCGCTGCCCCCGGGTATTGCGGTCTGCGACTCGGGCCGGGGAAGCCTCGTGTTCGGGG ATATGGAAGGTCAGATTTGGTTTTTGCCTCGCTCCCTTCAACTCAGTAGTTTCCAAGCGTACAAGCTCAGGGTAACGCATCTGTACCAGCTGAAGCAGCACAGTATCTTGGTTTCTGTTGGTGAGGATGAAGAGGGTATTAACCCCTTG GTTAAAGTCTGGAACCTGGAAAAACGAGATGGTGGCAATCCTCTTTGCACGCGAATTTTTCCAGCAATACCAGGTAACAAGCCCACGGTTGTATCCTGCCTGACTGTCCACGAGAATCTTAACTTCATGGCTATTG GTTTTGCGGATGGGAGCGTTGTACTTACAAAAGGAGACATCACTCGAGACCGGCATAGTAAGACCCAGATCCTCCATGAGGGCAGTTATCCAGTTACTGGCCTTGCTTTCCGACAGTCTGGCAAAACAACACATCTATTTGTGGTGACCACAGAGAACATCCAG TCTTATATGCTTTCAGTGAAAGATTATCCTCGCCTGGAGCTGGACACTCACGGTTGTGGATTGCGCTGTTCATCTCTCAGCGACCCCTCCCAGGATCTCCAGTTCATTGTGGCAGGGAATGAATGCGTGTACCTTTATCAACCGGACGAACGTGGCCCCTGCTTTGCCTTTGAGGGACAAAAACTGATTGTTCACTGGTATCGGGGGTACCTCATCATTGTCTCCAAGGACCGAAAGACTTCTCCAAA GTCAGAGTTTGCTGGGAACGAGACACAGAATTCGGACAAACAAGTCCTGAATATCTACGACTTGTGCAACAAATTCATTGCATACAGCTCCATCTTCGATGATATAGTGGACGTCTTAGCAGAGTGGGGTTCTCTGTATGTACTGACCAGAGATGGGAAGATTCACGTACTGCAGGAGAAGGATACGCAAACCAAACTCGAG ATGCTGTTCAGAAAGAACTTATTCGAAATGGCCATTAACCTGGCCAAGAGCCACCACTTGGACAGCGACGGGTTGTCAGAGATTTTCCGGCAGTATGGCGATCATCTGTATAACAAGGGGAACCATGATGGAGCCATCCAGCAGTATATCCG TTCCCCTCACAGAACCATAGGGAAGCTGGAACCGTCTTATGTTATTCGGAAATTCCTGGATGCTCAGCGTATCCACAATCTCACTGCTTATCTGCAGACGCTCCACCTGCAGTCCCTGGCCAATGCGGACCATACTACGCTTCTGCTGAATTGCTATACCAAACTCAAAGACAGCTCCAAACTGGAGGAGTTCATAAAG ACGAGTGAGAGCGAGGTCCGCTTTGATGTGGAAACGGCGATCAAGGTGCTTCGTCAAGCGGGTTACTACTCCCACGCGGTGTACCTGGCGGAGAAGCACGCGCATCACGAATGGTACCTCAAAATCCAGCTAGAGGACCTCAAG AACTACCAAGAGGCTTTGCGCTACATTGGAAAACTGCCTTTTGATCAGGCAGAGAGTAACATGAAGCGGTATGGTAAAATCCTGATGCACCACGTCCCTAACGAGACCACAGAATTGCTGAAGATCCTTTGCACTGATTACCGGCCATCGGGAGACAATGAAGGCTCTGGGatgctggaaggaagaaag GCTAATTCGGAGGAGTTCATTCCAGTCTTTGCGAACAACTCCCGAGAACTGAAGGCTTTTCTGGAGCACATGACTGAGGTGCAGGCTGACTCTCCGCAGGGTGTCTATGACACTTTACTGGAACTTCGCCTCCAGAACTGGGCACACGAACAAGATGAGCAG GTCAAGGAGAAGCTTCACAGTGAAGCCCTCACCCTCCTGAAGAGCGGAAGATTCAAAACAGTCTTTGATAAGGCCTTGGTCTTATGTCAGATGCACAATTTCAAGGATGGTGTCCTCTACCTCTATGAGCAGGGCAAACT TTTCCAACAGATCATGCACTACCACATGCAGAATGAGCAGTACAAGAAGGTGATCGAGGTGTGTGAGTTGTATGGAGACCAAGAGGCTTGTCTCTGGGAACAGGCTCTCGGCTACTTTGCACGGAAGGAGGAGGACTGCAAAGAGTATATCGCTGCGGTGCTGAAGCACATCGAGAACAAGAATCTTATGCCTCCGCTGCTTG TTGTGCAGACGCTGGCTCATAACTCCACAGCCACACTGTCCGTGATTAAGGATTATCTTGTCAAcaagctgcagaagcagaacCGCCAGATAGAGCAGGATGAGCAGAGAATTCAAAAATACCGAGAAGAAACTACAAGGATCCGCCAGGAGATCGAAGAGCTAAAAGCAAG TCCCAAGATCTTTCAGAAGACCAAATGTAGCATTTGCACCAGTGCCCTGGAGCTGCCTTCGGTCCACTTCCTGTGCGGCCATTCCTTCCACCAGCATTGCTTTGAAAGCTACTCTGAGAGCGATTCAGAATGTCCTACTTGCATGCCAGAAAATCGCAAAGTGATGGACATGATTCGAGCCCAGGAGCAGAAGAGAGATCTGCACGACCAGTTTCAGCATCAG CTCAAGTGTTCCAACGATGGCTTCTCTGTTGTTGCCGACTACTTTGGTCGAGGCGTCTTCAATAAGCTCACCCTCATCACGGACTTGCCCTCGGGGAAGGCGGCAACAATTGAGGCTGGCCTGCAGCGGGAGCTGCTCATCCACACCAAGCGCAGCACCTGA